A portion of the Stigmatella aurantiaca DW4/3-1 genome contains these proteins:
- a CDS encoding SRPBCC family protein: protein MTTATLLLLGLGVLGAFDIAWFHSYKARLVTRPECRREAIFHAVRGGVYAVQFLCVPNLRLTGAWYLGWLVLFGVDVAVAFLDVREEPRSRASLGGLSGGEYLMHVVLSVGVGALLHAVFSTTWGDWRLPTQVLGSEVPWVLRLAAGCMAVGCLSVSALEALVLVETRLGPPVPLHVRVRLPATVEQVWNLTQDHRLHPRWDHRFSSIVMLHEDTQGPCAAPLGTPDPRIQTGTVMRYEKTVLGASIRGLGRYKLHRPMQQSTFEFWSEEPLSLIARGAGLWRYTALPEGGMEFATSYTYEVRWGVLGRVVDRFVFRPLFQRYTEQSFARLARRYFGVRHPRVLGREGRKPRTFAPRLEAV, encoded by the coding sequence ATGACCACTGCCACATTGCTTCTGCTCGGGCTCGGTGTTCTGGGAGCCTTCGACATCGCCTGGTTTCACTCCTACAAAGCACGGCTCGTCACCCGCCCCGAGTGCCGCCGGGAAGCCATCTTCCACGCGGTGCGCGGCGGGGTGTATGCGGTCCAGTTCCTGTGCGTGCCGAACCTGCGCCTGACGGGGGCGTGGTACCTCGGGTGGCTGGTGCTCTTCGGGGTGGATGTGGCCGTGGCCTTCCTGGACGTGCGCGAGGAGCCCCGCTCGCGCGCCTCGCTGGGAGGCCTGTCGGGCGGCGAGTACCTCATGCACGTGGTGTTGTCCGTGGGCGTGGGCGCGCTCCTGCACGCGGTGTTCTCCACGACCTGGGGCGACTGGCGGCTGCCCACCCAGGTGCTCGGCTCGGAGGTGCCGTGGGTGCTCCGCCTGGCCGCGGGCTGCATGGCGGTGGGCTGCCTGAGCGTGTCGGCGCTGGAGGCGCTCGTGCTCGTGGAGACCCGCCTGGGCCCGCCCGTTCCCCTGCATGTGCGCGTGCGGCTGCCGGCCACGGTGGAGCAGGTGTGGAACCTCACCCAGGACCACCGGCTCCACCCTCGGTGGGACCACCGCTTCTCGTCCATCGTCATGCTGCACGAGGACACGCAGGGCCCCTGCGCCGCCCCCCTGGGAACGCCGGATCCCCGCATCCAGACGGGCACGGTGATGCGGTATGAGAAAACGGTGCTCGGCGCTTCCATCCGGGGCTTGGGCCGGTACAAGCTCCACCGCCCCATGCAGCAGTCCACCTTCGAGTTCTGGAGCGAGGAGCCCCTCTCGCTCATCGCGCGAGGCGCGGGGCTGTGGCGCTACACGGCGCTGCCCGAGGGAGGGATGGAGTTCGCCACCTCGTACACCTATGAGGTGCGGTGGGGGGTGCTCGGCCGGGTGGTGGACCGCTTCGTCTTCCGGCCCCTCTTCCAGCGCTACACCGAGCAGAGCTTCGCGCGGCTCGCGCGCCGGTACTTCGGCGTGCGCCACCCCCGGGTGCTCGGGCGGGAAGGGCGCAAGCCCCGGACGTTCGCTCCGCGCCTGGAGGCCGTGTGA
- a CDS encoding sensor histidine kinase — protein MNLPAAFLLSGACVALAVALQTLRLGRRGGAGVVLLASFLALWMMGLFLLELRTGELADRVLPLGMLLAAAFVQAAKDVMGQAPRWLVPLAWSGSLAVALTGLIAPRLLYGPGASGTGPAFWPLAGVSAVATLAMNLRLAALVHGTQGRERRRRLALLGANVFGALGGGGLIGLHVLGIPISGWGVLFLAVSLSLVAYASWAPEDLREREGLIQAAVQSAGFALLMALATTAASTLLNVRPVWVAALLGAACALPVDASRQLLVEAVTRKLFARPQTVPLLVEAVEKQTSRAEHAETLAEVGKLASAVAHEIRNPLGVILAEAKLLELSGADEESVRAIRDQVARASRFVEDLLHYSRPRPSRMQEWDLEQVVAGAVSRARQAFGDAAPEVSLGLEPLRWDVDGEALGDVVVNLVTNALIAVETIPQGRVQVTQRRVAEGVRIEVEDNGPGVPEALLPRLFEPFVTGRGRDARHPGTGLGLALCRKWVQRHGGTLTHARSATGGARFVILLPRP, from the coding sequence GTGAACCTGCCCGCCGCGTTCCTGCTCTCGGGCGCCTGTGTGGCCCTCGCGGTGGCCTTGCAGACACTGCGGCTGGGCCGCCGCGGGGGGGCCGGCGTGGTGCTCCTCGCGAGTTTCCTGGCGCTGTGGATGATGGGGCTGTTCCTGCTGGAGCTGCGCACCGGTGAGTTGGCGGACCGGGTGCTCCCGCTGGGCATGCTGCTCGCGGCCGCCTTCGTCCAGGCGGCCAAGGACGTGATGGGCCAGGCTCCGCGCTGGCTGGTGCCCCTGGCGTGGAGCGGCTCGTTGGCGGTCGCGCTCACGGGGCTGATCGCCCCTCGTCTGCTCTACGGCCCGGGGGCATCGGGGACCGGTCCCGCGTTCTGGCCGCTCGCCGGGGTGAGCGCCGTGGCCACGCTCGCGATGAACCTCCGGCTCGCCGCCCTGGTGCACGGCACGCAAGGACGTGAGCGGCGCAGGCGGCTGGCGCTGCTGGGCGCGAATGTCTTTGGCGCCCTGGGCGGGGGCGGGCTGATTGGCCTGCACGTGCTGGGGATACCCATCAGTGGATGGGGCGTCCTGTTCCTGGCCGTGAGCCTGTCGCTGGTGGCCTATGCCTCCTGGGCTCCGGAGGACCTGCGAGAGCGTGAGGGGCTCATTCAAGCCGCCGTGCAGAGCGCGGGCTTCGCCCTGCTGATGGCGCTGGCCACCACCGCCGCGAGCACCCTCCTGAACGTGAGGCCCGTCTGGGTCGCCGCGCTCCTGGGGGCCGCGTGCGCGCTTCCGGTGGATGCCTCGCGGCAGTTGCTCGTGGAGGCCGTCACCCGGAAGCTGTTCGCGCGGCCCCAGACCGTGCCCTTGCTCGTGGAGGCGGTGGAGAAGCAGACCTCCCGCGCCGAGCACGCGGAGACCCTGGCCGAGGTGGGCAAGCTCGCCTCGGCGGTGGCCCATGAGATCCGCAACCCCCTGGGCGTCATCCTCGCGGAGGCGAAGCTTCTGGAGCTCTCCGGCGCGGACGAGGAGAGCGTCCGGGCCATCCGGGACCAGGTCGCCCGGGCCAGCCGCTTCGTGGAGGACCTGCTCCACTACAGCCGCCCTCGCCCCTCGCGGATGCAGGAGTGGGATCTGGAGCAGGTGGTGGCCGGGGCGGTCTCACGGGCACGCCAGGCGTTTGGAGATGCCGCGCCCGAGGTGTCGCTCGGCCTGGAGCCCCTCCGGTGGGACGTGGATGGCGAGGCGCTGGGGGATGTCGTGGTGAACCTGGTGACCAACGCGCTCATCGCCGTGGAGACGATTCCCCAGGGCCGGGTGCAGGTGACGCAGCGGCGTGTGGCCGAGGGCGTGCGCATCGAGGTCGAGGACAATGGCCCAGGTGTGCCCGAAGCGCTCCTGCCCCGGCTGTTCGAGCCCTTCGTCACCGGCCGGGGAAGGGATGCCCGGCACCCGGGAACGGGCCTGGGGCTGGCCCTGTGCCGCAAATGGGTGCAGCGGCACGGTGGTACACTCACCCATGCACGGTCCGCCACCGGAGGCGCGCGGTTCGTGATTCTGCTGCCCAGGCCATGA
- a CDS encoding sigma-54-dependent transcriptional regulator encodes MNSLVLLVDDDAALRSAWRRLLKGVGFEVLEAPDAAVARQLFKAHPVHLVLLDLMLPPEQTPEAGAALLGEFLSARPDAKVVVVSGTGEASLALSLVQRGAYDFFSKPADPEHLLAVLGRAQARMALESRVRELEQSLAAREDQLLGQAPSFLEAKQLAARAAVTDIPILLTGASGSGKEVFARFVHAHSRRADKPFVTLNCGAISPQLLESTLFGHKKGAFTGATADSKGLFAEAHGGTLFLDEIGDLQLDLQVKLLRATESGEVLPVGASRPVQVDVRLVSATHQPLPEQVANKHFREDLYWRLRGIEVALPRLAERPGDVVLLAQHFLNTARSLVPHSVTPALSPATVRCLESYDWPGNLRELRHEMQRALVLSGGRGEIQPEDLSPALRAKAPTEGTDRAALTLEEKIERLEREELTRALAECEGNRSHAAEKLGLSRQGLLNKMARYGLR; translated from the coding sequence ATGAACTCTCTCGTGCTTCTGGTGGATGACGACGCGGCGCTGCGCAGCGCCTGGCGCCGCCTGCTCAAGGGCGTGGGCTTCGAGGTGCTCGAAGCTCCAGACGCGGCGGTCGCGCGCCAGCTCTTCAAAGCCCATCCGGTGCACCTGGTCCTCCTGGACTTGATGCTGCCGCCCGAGCAGACCCCGGAAGCGGGCGCCGCGCTCCTGGGCGAGTTCCTGAGTGCCCGTCCCGATGCGAAGGTCGTGGTGGTGTCGGGAACGGGAGAGGCCTCGCTGGCGCTGTCGCTGGTTCAGCGCGGCGCGTATGACTTCTTCTCCAAGCCTGCGGATCCCGAGCACCTGCTGGCTGTCCTCGGCAGGGCCCAGGCGCGCATGGCCCTTGAATCGCGGGTGCGGGAGTTGGAGCAGTCGCTCGCGGCGCGGGAGGACCAGCTGCTCGGGCAGGCGCCCTCGTTCCTGGAGGCGAAACAACTGGCGGCCCGCGCGGCGGTGACCGACATCCCCATCCTGCTCACCGGCGCCTCGGGTTCCGGCAAGGAGGTGTTCGCCCGCTTCGTGCACGCGCACAGCCGCCGCGCCGACAAACCCTTCGTCACCTTGAACTGTGGCGCCATCAGTCCCCAGCTCCTGGAGTCCACGCTCTTTGGTCACAAGAAGGGGGCGTTCACCGGCGCCACGGCGGACAGCAAGGGATTGTTCGCCGAAGCGCATGGGGGGACGCTGTTCCTCGATGAGATTGGGGATCTTCAATTGGATCTCCAGGTGAAGCTCTTGCGCGCCACCGAGAGCGGAGAGGTGCTGCCAGTAGGCGCGTCCCGGCCCGTGCAGGTGGACGTGCGGCTCGTATCGGCCACGCACCAACCTCTGCCCGAGCAGGTGGCGAACAAGCACTTCCGCGAGGACTTGTACTGGCGGCTGCGTGGCATCGAGGTCGCCCTGCCCCGGCTCGCCGAGCGGCCCGGAGACGTGGTGCTTCTGGCACAGCACTTCCTGAACACGGCGCGCTCGCTGGTGCCTCACTCGGTGACGCCGGCGCTGTCCCCCGCGACGGTGCGCTGCCTGGAGTCCTACGACTGGCCCGGCAATCTGCGGGAGCTCCGGCACGAGATGCAGCGGGCCCTGGTGCTCTCGGGAGGGCGTGGGGAGATCCAACCCGAGGATCTATCGCCCGCGCTGCGAGCCAAGGCACCCACCGAGGGAACAGACCGCGCAGCGCTGACGCTGGAGGAGAAGATCGAGCGGCTGGAGCGAGAGGAACTCACCCGGGCGCTCGCGGAGTGTGAGGGAAACCGCTCGCACGCGGCGGAGAAGCTGGGCCTGTCCCGCCAAGGGCTGCTCAACAAGATGGCCCGCTACGGGCTGCGGTAG
- a CDS encoding type VI immunity family protein yields the protein MRHPHSEVAQGVLTALEHYRSAIGSDGLDLYADDDGAWWKRDEEGWDLILRKLHRPHRANIHLVDASADGHRYRFDYDGKRLGSPALVHEPGAVSAVAFWLPTEYLEEQGPVPGVGYSRSGETLLGHWHEGEDHLLGATGLRSRLSCPGTQVEEMEGGRAVVTRGASPEAGDTEAGQMLPGYRELAQVLEPWLYQETFLPGSAFSEEELRRWERRFLD from the coding sequence ATGCGTCACCCCCATTCCGAGGTGGCCCAGGGGGTCCTGACTGCGCTGGAGCATTACCGAAGCGCTATCGGCTCGGATGGATTGGACCTGTATGCCGACGATGACGGGGCATGGTGGAAGCGGGATGAGGAGGGGTGGGACCTCATTCTCCGCAAACTGCACAGGCCGCATCGAGCCAACATCCATCTCGTGGATGCGTCAGCAGATGGGCACCGCTACCGGTTCGATTATGACGGCAAGCGGCTTGGTTCTCCTGCCCTCGTCCATGAGCCTGGGGCAGTCTCCGCCGTGGCCTTCTGGCTTCCTACCGAATATCTGGAGGAGCAGGGCCCGGTACCCGGGGTTGGATATTCCCGATCTGGAGAGACACTCCTGGGACATTGGCACGAGGGTGAGGACCATCTCTTGGGGGCAACGGGCCTTCGCTCGCGATTGTCGTGCCCAGGCACCCAGGTCGAGGAGATGGAGGGTGGGCGTGCCGTGGTCACGCGGGGTGCCTCACCTGAGGCGGGAGATACAGAAGCAGGCCAGATGCTTCCAGGCTATCGGGAACTCGCTCAAGTCCTGGAGCCTTGGCTTTATCAAGAGACGTTTCTGCCTGGCTCGGCGTTCTCCGAGGAAGAGCTGCGCCGATGGGAGCGCCGCTTCCTCGACTGA
- a CDS encoding DUF2380 domain-containing protein, translating into MQQALLGAIDDVKRSTGGIAASLRQFSTGRGGLGNRANGAFNRSIGYGTQQLQWIHGALGAAATLAGAASEAEDLDMELGILRMGGPRLQAAMSGAALLAAWVDFLNLAEVMLRQCPLYSAERLVADVNRVQKRLEPSMRALASLDPGHVEAAAAAMPELMCQLTREFQSIRDAARVATERGGQIMAAAQAMEMLTLVSGLKMSLSRLPPAAPALLGVGLVMGSNGVMMGSQLIVTTEWVERMRRLVQAGILSVTAVSAAVRIQAGQVMMAQTRQDLPQGVRDALGDGPEVRAMHETGKAGAGMPERPRHHVLPAEFREWFEKRGFTGPMSIDQFCVELEMAHHQAIHGGGNWRLGRTWPKEWNQMIMSVLRDAETAAGRRLTRDQILKIVARYMRNYDIPMSFTSGRTR; encoded by the coding sequence ATGCAGCAAGCGTTGCTCGGTGCCATCGATGACGTGAAGCGCTCCACGGGTGGGATTGCTGCCTCGCTTCGCCAATTCTCCACCGGAAGAGGGGGCCTCGGAAATAGGGCCAATGGCGCGTTTAACCGGTCCATTGGCTACGGCACCCAGCAACTGCAATGGATTCACGGTGCGCTCGGAGCGGCTGCCACGCTTGCGGGGGCTGCTTCGGAGGCAGAGGACCTGGACATGGAACTGGGCATTCTCCGCATGGGTGGCCCACGGCTTCAAGCTGCCATGTCCGGTGCAGCCCTGCTTGCTGCATGGGTCGATTTCCTGAACCTCGCCGAGGTGATGCTCCGGCAATGTCCGCTCTACAGCGCAGAGAGGCTCGTGGCAGACGTGAACCGCGTGCAGAAGAGACTTGAGCCCTCCATGAGGGCGCTCGCGTCTCTGGACCCAGGGCACGTCGAAGCAGCGGCAGCAGCGATGCCCGAACTGATGTGCCAGCTCACCCGTGAGTTCCAGTCCATCCGTGATGCCGCGCGCGTGGCCACGGAGCGCGGGGGGCAGATCATGGCCGCAGCCCAGGCGATGGAGATGCTCACCCTGGTATCGGGGTTGAAGATGTCGCTGTCGCGGCTGCCGCCCGCTGCTCCCGCCCTACTGGGCGTGGGGCTTGTGATGGGCTCCAACGGGGTGATGATGGGCTCGCAGCTCATCGTCACCACCGAGTGGGTGGAGAGGATGCGCCGGCTCGTCCAGGCGGGCATCCTCTCCGTGACCGCTGTCAGCGCCGCGGTGCGCATCCAAGCGGGCCAGGTGATGATGGCGCAAACGCGCCAGGACTTGCCGCAGGGAGTGCGCGACGCGCTGGGAGACGGCCCCGAGGTTCGGGCCATGCACGAGACAGGCAAAGCGGGGGCGGGCATGCCGGAACGGCCGCGCCATCATGTCCTGCCTGCTGAATTTCGAGAGTGGTTCGAAAAGCGAGGCTTTACCGGCCCAATGAGCATCGACCAATTCTGCGTCGAGTTAGAGATGGCGCACCATCAAGCAATCCACGGTGGTGGCAACTGGCGTTTGGGGCGTACATGGCCCAAAGAGTGGAATCAGATGATCATGAGTGTTCTGCGCGACGCCGAGACGGCCGCTGGCCGAAGGTTGACGCGGGATCAGATCCTGAAGATCGTCGCAAGGTACATGAGAAATTATGACATCCCCATGAGTTTCACCTCAGGGAGAACGCGATGA
- a CDS encoding serine/threonine-protein kinase, whose amino-acid sequence MDRRSQLNPGALPPGTLVGPWQVTGWRGRGNYGTVYQALKRGHEGSGLVALKLAHFPEDKRFGREAELLSRIHHPHVPRLLDAGHWPHPSGAFYPYLAMEWVEGEPLYTWGQVHQPSSRQVLRVLAQLARALEATQAAGGVHRDVKGDNIVVMPAEAQAYLMDFGSGIWTGAPRITEEVLPPGTRPYRSPEAWRFQGKHRLHRTVRYEAAPGEDVYALGVTAYRLVTGVYPPPAWEPSAREDGQRSSTPIRSPPQVLNARVALPLAVLIERMLAEAPDVRGSAGAMAEALEEAAQRAGPEADVPLFGSKRTQEAPRPLQEHSPVSARKPARRGMLWKAAPVLGVLLVGSWWRASRPHSTTGTQFEEQEGPEAKVGLLHAAVTEPVGATKVPPGGEGVALDLPQRPLPGQLKPDASGRCPGRSHTSLNGGCWRALKGGEEKCAEDEYVHKGECYAPVFSRGRQPTSESSLDAGSP is encoded by the coding sequence ATGGACAGAAGGTCGCAGCTCAACCCCGGTGCGTTGCCCCCAGGCACCCTCGTGGGGCCCTGGCAGGTGACGGGATGGCGCGGCCGGGGCAACTACGGCACCGTGTACCAGGCCTTGAAGCGCGGGCATGAGGGCTCGGGCCTCGTGGCGCTCAAGCTGGCCCACTTCCCCGAGGACAAGCGCTTCGGCCGGGAGGCGGAGTTGCTCTCGCGCATTCACCACCCCCACGTGCCCCGGCTGCTGGATGCAGGGCACTGGCCCCACCCCTCCGGGGCCTTCTACCCTTACCTGGCCATGGAGTGGGTGGAGGGCGAGCCGCTGTACACCTGGGGCCAGGTGCACCAGCCCTCCTCGCGTCAGGTCCTGCGGGTGCTGGCCCAGCTCGCGCGAGCACTGGAGGCCACACAGGCCGCAGGTGGCGTGCACCGCGACGTCAAAGGCGACAACATCGTGGTGATGCCCGCAGAGGCACAGGCCTATCTCATGGACTTTGGCTCGGGCATCTGGACCGGCGCTCCGCGCATCACCGAGGAAGTGTTGCCGCCGGGCACTCGGCCCTACCGCTCACCGGAGGCCTGGCGCTTCCAGGGGAAGCACCGCCTCCACCGCACGGTCCGGTACGAGGCCGCCCCCGGGGAGGATGTCTATGCCCTGGGGGTGACCGCCTACCGTCTGGTCACCGGCGTGTATCCTCCGCCTGCCTGGGAGCCCTCGGCGCGGGAGGACGGCCAGCGGTCCTCCACGCCCATCCGCAGTCCGCCCCAGGTGCTCAACGCGCGGGTGGCGCTCCCCCTGGCCGTGCTCATCGAAAGGATGTTGGCGGAGGCTCCCGACGTCCGCGGCAGCGCGGGCGCCATGGCGGAGGCACTGGAGGAAGCCGCCCAGCGTGCAGGACCGGAGGCGGATGTTCCCTTGTTCGGCTCGAAGAGGACGCAGGAGGCGCCCAGGCCTCTCCAGGAACATTCCCCTGTGTCCGCGCGCAAACCGGCCCGCAGGGGGATGCTCTGGAAGGCGGCTCCCGTCCTGGGCGTCCTGCTTGTGGGCTCATGGTGGCGTGCCAGCAGGCCCCACTCCACTACTGGGACGCAGTTCGAAGAGCAGGAGGGCCCTGAGGCAAAGGTGGGGCTGCTCCATGCGGCCGTCACTGAGCCTGTGGGGGCCACGAAGGTTCCTCCTGGCGGGGAGGGAGTTGCCCTGGACTTGCCTCAGCGGCCACTCCCGGGACAGCTCAAGCCCGATGCTTCGGGGAGATGTCCTGGGCGAAGTCACACCTCTCTCAACGGAGGATGCTGGCGAGCACTCAAAGGTGGCGAGGAGAAGTGCGCAGAGGACGAGTATGTCCACAAGGGAGAGTGCTACGCACCTGTCTTCTCACGAGGGCGGCAACCCACCTCGGAAAGCTCACTGGATGCGGGCTCGCCTTGA
- a CDS encoding sigma 54-interacting transcriptional regulator, giving the protein MSRSSSAQPFPQRLGELEVALLGNPYLPEVRGTWNSLRAEEALPGSVAEWARWWAALSPFAQQDDAVGLILCVGVSRMAPAESRRVHIHEAAQILPVKFREACAELAARCLAVKDALDLIVGDTEMMRRVRQEAWGAAFGQNLALVRGLAPLIQTTPVLIRGETGTGKELVGQALCRSMPGTWRDGTWTPPPSQSVHLAALPDTLVESTLFGHKKGSFTGAGEMKGVFELCHEGVVFLDEVAELPLKTQVSLLRALQEGKVRPLGSKRDAPAAPRVVSATHQPLEDHMRKGRFREDLYHRLSSVIIQLPPLRDRREDIPLIAEAEIEKADASVRPELKDRFTRFIEKKKDYAWPGNVRELSKVVRALALGLEPHAAPHPAGHGGHLPEALSDGTWTIEQVRSWYAAHVRGLSPNLSEAAERLGVDRGTLRKLLKEHEPKS; this is encoded by the coding sequence ATGTCGCGATCTTCATCGGCCCAGCCATTCCCCCAGCGCCTCGGCGAACTGGAAGTGGCGTTGCTCGGCAACCCCTACCTGCCGGAGGTGCGCGGGACGTGGAACAGCCTCCGGGCCGAAGAAGCTTTGCCCGGGAGCGTCGCTGAGTGGGCACGCTGGTGGGCGGCGCTTTCCCCCTTCGCCCAGCAGGATGACGCCGTTGGGCTCATCCTGTGTGTTGGTGTGAGCAGGATGGCCCCTGCTGAGTCGCGTCGCGTGCACATCCATGAGGCGGCACAGATTCTGCCTGTGAAGTTCAGGGAGGCCTGCGCGGAACTCGCGGCGCGGTGCTTGGCTGTGAAGGACGCGCTCGACTTGATCGTGGGTGACACCGAGATGATGCGCCGGGTTCGGCAGGAGGCCTGGGGAGCAGCCTTTGGGCAAAACCTCGCGCTGGTGCGGGGACTGGCGCCGCTCATCCAGACAACGCCTGTGCTGATCCGAGGAGAGACGGGGACGGGCAAGGAACTGGTGGGGCAGGCACTCTGCCGGTCGATGCCAGGAACATGGAGAGATGGAACGTGGACCCCTCCGCCCTCCCAGTCAGTGCATCTGGCTGCGCTGCCCGACACATTGGTGGAGAGTACGCTCTTTGGCCACAAGAAGGGGTCGTTTACGGGGGCGGGCGAGATGAAAGGGGTCTTCGAACTCTGCCACGAAGGGGTGGTGTTCCTCGATGAAGTCGCCGAACTGCCTCTCAAAACGCAGGTGTCGCTCCTGCGGGCGCTTCAAGAGGGGAAGGTACGGCCATTGGGCTCCAAGAGGGATGCTCCCGCCGCGCCACGTGTGGTCTCGGCAACCCACCAACCGTTGGAAGACCACATGCGGAAGGGGCGCTTTCGTGAGGATCTCTACCATCGCCTCTCGTCGGTCATTATTCAGTTGCCCCCGCTCCGGGACCGCCGCGAGGACATTCCGCTGATCGCCGAGGCTGAGATCGAGAAAGCCGATGCGAGCGTGAGGCCTGAGCTCAAGGACCGGTTCACCCGCTTCATCGAGAAAAAGAAGGACTATGCCTGGCCTGGGAATGTCCGCGAGTTGAGCAAGGTCGTGAGGGCCCTGGCACTCGGATTGGAGCCGCACGCTGCTCCCCACCCAGCAGGGCACGGAGGTCATCTTCCCGAAGCGCTGAGCGATGGCACTTGGACGATCGAGCAGGTGAGGTCATGGTACGCGGCCCATGTCCGAGGGCTCTCCCCTAACCTATCGGAGGCAGCTGAGCGTCTCGGCGTAGACCGCGGAACGCTGAGGAAGCTGCTCAAGGAACATGAGCCCAAGTCCTAA
- a CDS encoding B12-binding domain-containing radical SAM protein: protein MALTTQIRLDVQAFKERESRRRPVFVLALDWTRAKDPRVPLGHASLVASLRAAAGIEVSHRSFHLNSADFQLESVVEAVLDWDRGTRGQSGDLGIGVYIWNEHLVHCLLGELRRRGFSGRIVLGGPQISYAPAGVEQLYPEADCFIRGYGETAFAAVVATREQITHPGVTWRGQAEATSRAEADLASLPSPLLTGLIPSEGQRYLRWETQRGCPYRCTFCQHRESGARLRNTRFPMQRLREEIALFARAGTQEIDVLDPIFNLGQEPLLVLEELVRQRIQARISLQCRFELLKPEFLELCTQLNVFPEFGLQTIHTEEGRLVQRQNDMTRVETAMGELARRGIAYMVTLIYGLPGQTLESFHATVEFCLKRGVHVVRAFPLNLLRGTELERDKARWGLVESDDPIPMVIRSNSFDEADWHQMRGLAALLSKTEGHHPASVAQLLHQKLNAA, encoded by the coding sequence GTGGCGTTGACCACGCAAATCCGTCTGGATGTGCAGGCATTCAAGGAACGGGAGAGCAGGCGCCGTCCGGTCTTCGTGCTAGCGCTGGACTGGACACGCGCCAAGGATCCCCGCGTCCCGTTAGGCCATGCCTCCCTTGTCGCCAGCCTGCGCGCGGCCGCTGGGATCGAGGTGTCTCACCGTTCATTCCATCTCAACTCCGCGGATTTCCAATTGGAGTCCGTCGTCGAGGCTGTCCTCGACTGGGATCGCGGGACCCGTGGGCAATCGGGTGATTTGGGAATCGGTGTCTACATCTGGAACGAGCACCTCGTGCACTGTCTGCTGGGGGAACTCCGCCGCCGTGGATTCAGCGGCCGGATCGTGCTCGGCGGACCACAGATTTCCTACGCGCCCGCTGGAGTCGAGCAACTCTACCCAGAGGCAGACTGCTTCATCCGCGGTTACGGGGAGACAGCGTTCGCGGCCGTGGTGGCCACCCGCGAGCAGATCACGCACCCGGGCGTGACCTGGAGGGGACAGGCAGAAGCCACTTCACGGGCCGAGGCAGACTTGGCGTCTCTGCCTTCACCGCTCCTGACAGGGCTCATTCCCAGCGAGGGCCAGCGGTACCTGCGATGGGAGACTCAACGTGGGTGCCCTTATCGCTGCACCTTCTGCCAGCACCGAGAGTCAGGTGCCCGGCTGCGCAACACCCGCTTCCCCATGCAGAGGCTGCGCGAAGAGATCGCGCTGTTTGCCCGCGCGGGGACCCAGGAAATCGATGTCCTCGACCCCATCTTCAACCTTGGGCAGGAGCCTCTTCTCGTCCTGGAAGAACTGGTCCGCCAGCGCATTCAAGCCCGGATCTCGCTGCAATGCCGTTTTGAGCTACTGAAGCCCGAGTTCCTGGAACTCTGCACCCAACTGAATGTGTTTCCAGAGTTCGGGCTACAGACGATCCACACAGAGGAGGGACGTCTCGTCCAGCGGCAGAACGACATGACTCGCGTCGAGACCGCCATGGGAGAGCTGGCACGGCGCGGAATCGCCTACATGGTGACGCTCATCTACGGGCTGCCGGGGCAGACGCTGGAGTCTTTCCATGCGACCGTGGAGTTCTGTCTGAAGCGAGGGGTTCACGTGGTGCGTGCCTTTCCTCTCAACCTTCTGCGCGGCACTGAGTTGGAGCGCGACAAAGCACGATGGGGCTTGGTGGAGAGCGATGATCCCATCCCGATGGTGATCCGCAGCAACTCTTTTGATGAGGCCGACTGGCACCAAATGCGCGGGCTCGCGGCGTTGCTCTCGAAGACTGAAGGGCACCATCCGGCATCGGTGGCGCAATTACTGCATCAGAAGTTGAACGCAGCTTGA